A single genomic interval of Saccharospirillum mangrovi harbors:
- the tyrS gene encoding tyrosine--tRNA ligase, with protein MSLEQTLAEIRRGTEEILLEDELIEKLSSGRALRIKAGFDPTAPDLHLGHTVLINKLRQFQERGHTVIFLIGDFTGLIGDPSGKNATRPPLTPEEVARNAETYKEQVFKILDPEKTEVRFNSEWMHKLGAAGMIRLAAQHSVARMLERDDFKKRYKSNQPIAIHEFLYPLVQGYDSVALEADVELGGTDQRFNLLVGRELQKAEGQTPQVVMMMPLLEGLDGEKKMSKSLGNYVGIAESPGTMFQKIVSIPDSLMWRWYELLSFKSLEEIASLRQQIESGANPRDIKIELARELVARFHGDEAAANAHKAAGNLVQEGEVPEDTPEIVLELGEQPELPIAAVVNQAGLAANAAQTRDMLSNGRVKVDWVVVDAGIKLSAGEYLVQAGKKKLARVILK; from the coding sequence ATGTCTCTGGAGCAGACGCTGGCGGAAATTCGACGCGGAACGGAAGAGATTCTGCTCGAAGATGAATTGATTGAAAAGCTGAGTAGTGGTCGGGCATTGCGCATTAAAGCCGGCTTCGATCCAACGGCCCCCGATCTGCACTTGGGCCATACCGTGTTAATCAATAAGTTGCGCCAGTTCCAGGAGCGGGGGCATACCGTTATTTTTTTGATTGGGGATTTCACCGGCTTGATTGGCGATCCCTCTGGCAAGAACGCAACCCGCCCGCCGTTAACGCCCGAAGAGGTGGCGCGCAACGCAGAAACCTATAAAGAACAAGTATTCAAAATACTCGACCCGGAAAAAACCGAGGTGCGGTTCAATTCAGAGTGGATGCACAAGTTGGGTGCTGCTGGCATGATCCGCCTTGCCGCACAGCACAGTGTGGCGCGTATGCTGGAGCGGGATGACTTTAAAAAGCGCTATAAGTCTAATCAGCCTATCGCTATTCATGAGTTTCTCTACCCGCTGGTTCAAGGCTACGACTCGGTGGCGCTGGAGGCGGATGTCGAGCTGGGTGGCACGGACCAGCGGTTCAACTTGTTGGTTGGGCGAGAGCTGCAAAAGGCTGAAGGGCAAACGCCGCAGGTGGTAATGATGATGCCGCTGCTGGAAGGTTTGGACGGTGAAAAGAAAATGTCCAAGTCACTCGGCAACTACGTCGGCATTGCTGAAAGTCCGGGCACCATGTTTCAGAAGATCGTATCCATTCCAGATTCGCTAATGTGGCGATGGTATGAGCTGCTGTCTTTTAAGTCGTTGGAAGAGATTGCTTCGCTAAGGCAGCAGATTGAGAGCGGTGCTAATCCGCGTGATATCAAGATCGAGTTGGCGAGAGAGCTGGTAGCGCGTTTTCATGGCGATGAAGCCGCCGCCAATGCCCATAAAGCTGCAGGTAATCTGGTTCAAGAGGGTGAGGTACCAGAGGATACGCCTGAGATTGTTCTTGAATTGGGCGAGCAGCCGGAGTTGCCGATCGCAGCGGTGGTTAATCAGGCTGGCTTGGCAGCTAATGCCGCTCAAACCCGCGATATGCTGAGTAATGGCCGAGTGAAGGTTGATTGGGTCGTGGTGGATGCGGGTATAAAACTATCGGCAGGTGAATACTTGGTTCAAGCGGGCAAGAAAAAGCTCGCTCGTGTCATTTTGAAATGA